From Triticum urartu cultivar G1812 chromosome 2, Tu2.1, whole genome shotgun sequence, a single genomic window includes:
- the LOC125540756 gene encoding berberine bridge enzyme-like Cyn d 4 — protein MALVLTVCFLGFFVPALASPSNDNDFLRCLSTNIPSQLVQTPRSPSFKQLLVSTIRNARFVAPATARPPLCIVTPTNASHVQAAVRCGRRHSVRVRVRSVGHDCEGLSYRSGSPNSEGFAVIDLAKLHAVRVNPQEATAWVDYGAGIGELYYHVATAAPGLGCPAGVCPTVGVGGIFSGGGIGLMMRKHGLSADNVLDATMVDAEGNLLADKKAMGDDLFRAIRGGGGGNFGIVLSWKVRLVPVPPTVTFFRVTKTMDQGAVDAVTKWQTVAPVLPDDLSVRVVVQNRQANFQALYLGNSSTAVAMMGSRFPELGVTRANCKEMSWLQYTAYIYFRDDIYNKPLDELLLNRSMTLGPFFKNKSDYVKKPLSKETLEKMFLWPEGAATGQLVLEPHGGRMGRIAADNTPFPYRSSVLYNIQYVEFWNGEGTGGKVTPDWVGSLYDFMAPFVSKDPRGAYVNYRDLDIGANKVVDGVTSYESAKVWGESYFGPENFKRLAKIKRKVDAGDYFRSEQSVPPLPSNQ, from the coding sequence ATGGCGCTCGTTCTGACAGTTTGCTTCTTGGGCTTCTTCGTGCCCGCCCTGGCGTCGCCCTCCAACGACAACGACTTCCTCCGGTGCCTCTCAACCAACATCCCCAGCCAGCTCGTGCAGACGCCGAGGTCGCCATCGTTCAAGCAGCTCCTGGTGTCGACCATCAGGAACGCCAGGTTCGTGGCGCCGGCCACGGCGAGGCCGCCGCTCTGCATCGTGACGCCCACCAACGCGTCGCATGTCCAGGCCGCCGTGCGCTGCGGGCGCCGTCACAGCGTGCGCGTCCGCGTGCGCAGCGTCGGGCACGATTGTGAGGGCCTCTCGTACAGATCGGGCAGTCCCAACAGCGAGGGGTTCGCGGTGATCGACCTCGCCAAGCTCCACGCCGTCCGCGTCAACCCACAAGAGGCCACAGCCTGGGTCGACTACGGGGCGGGGATCGGGGAGCTCTACTACCATGTCGCCACGGCGGCGCCTGGGCTGGGCTGCCCGGCTGGCGTGTGCCCGACCGTGGGCGTGGGGGGCATCTTCAGCGGCGGCGGCATAGGCCTGATGATGCGCAAGCATGGTCTCTCCGCCGACAACGTGTTGGACGCCACCATGGTCGATGCCGAAGGGAACCTCCTGGCGGACAAGAAGGCCATGGGGGACGACCTCTTCAGGGCCatccgcggcggcggcggcggtaaTTTCGGCATCGTGCTGTCGTGGAAGGTGAGGCTGGTGCCGGTTCCACCGACAGTGACCTTCTTCAGAGTCACCAAGACCATGGACCAGGGCGCAGTCGACGCCGTGACCAAATGGCAAACGGTCGCGCCGGTGCTCCCCGACGACCTTAGCGTACGTGTCGTTGTGCAAAATCGTCAGGCCAACTTCCAGGCCCTGTACCTCGGCAACAGCAGCACGGCGGTGGCGATGATGGGGAGCCGGTTCCCGGAGCTCGGGGTGACACGTGCCAACTGCAAGGAGATGAGCTGGCTGCAGTACACGGCATACATATACTTCCGCGACGACATCTACAACAAGCCGCTGGACGAGCTCCTCCTCAACCGGTCCATGACCTTAGGCCCCTTCTTCAAGAACAAGTCGGACTACGTCAAGAAACCCCTGAGCAAGGAGACATTGGAGAAGATGTTCCTCTGGCCCGAGGGTGCCGCGACGGGGCAGCTCGTCCTTGAGCCGCACGGCGGAAGAATGGGCCGCATCGCGGCCGATAACACCCCTTTCCCGTACCGGAGCAGCGTGCTCTACAACATCCAGTACGTCGAGTTCTGGAACGGCGAAGGGACCGGAGGCAAGGTTACGCCCGACTGGGTGGGGAGCCTGTATGACTTCATGGCGCCGTTTGTGAGTAAGGACCCGAGGGGTGCGTACGTGAATTACCGGGACCTTGACATCGGCGCGAACAAGGTGGTTGACGGCGTGACGAGCTATGAAAGTGCCAAGGTGTGGGGCGAGAGTTATTTCGGCCCGGAAAACTTTAAGAGACTCGCAAAGATCAAGCGCAAGGTGGACGCCGGCGACTACTTCCGGAGCGAGCAGAGCGTCCCACCACTTCCCTCGAACCAGTAG